TGGGGTAGGTACACTGAGCCTACTTGTCTCGAACAGCTTGGATGGCCTCAGCAGCGCTCTCGTAGTTGTGTTTCTCCATGTGCCTGTACATGGTACTCAGCTCCACCTGCCGTCTGAAGTAAATATCCACCGAGCTCTGCTTCACTGTGGCGTAGATGAATTTATCTGATGGGTTACGCAGctaaaacaacaagaaacaaCCAAAGAGGAATGGCCCATGTTTTAGCATTTctcatattatatttttaggaaaatattCATTGCAGCAAATGCATAGTAATACCGTTGGCCACTATCATTTGTCTATCAAACCTAACATTCAGGTCATTtggtcaaaacaacaacagcaacaaaaatgaTTAGCTGGTATAATTTAGTTCTTGGCCGTTTTGGTCTCACCCTGGGGTCATTGATGCCAGTGATGCGCTCCTCAGGCCGGTCCAGCACCAGGAAGGCTGCCAGGTTGGCAGTATATGATGCTACGATGATCATAGCGAATCCTGCCCACACCATACCCAGAATTCTCGCTGAGAAACTCCTGGGAGCTCCTGCACAGAGTCGGCCACAGAGAGATATTGTTGATATTTTGATTACAGCATTACAGTAGAAGCGAGTTTATTATTTCACACAGGCACCTTCTCCTATCCCAGAGTTCAGCAGTACTCCCCATGAAAACCACATAGCAGAGGAGAGGGTGAGggcatcttcttcttcttcttcactgttCACTTTAAACCTTCCAAACGGGCTGCAAATAATCATACAGGTACATTACATAAAAGAACCTGTATCCtgtattattttatgtgttgtgttttgtgttgaggTTATTATATTGCAtgatgttgtattttattgagCTCTATAAGTATTGTTTCAGATAGCATTGTGTCGTTGAATAGAGTTTTCCTATTTTCTGTACTGTGCTGtattttgctttgtgttgtaTCATACTGGTTTTCTGATATGTTGTCATTATACTGTATTGTAAcctttaatgttttgttctgttCGACAGGTTTCCAACAGAATGTCCTCACTGAGataagaaacacaaagatgGCCAAAAAGGTTTCAGCACTTGTGACAACATGCAAAGTAAAGTTTTGTTTGCCTGAATTGGCCCAACTTAATCGAGTGGTTATTGAGTGTTATCTCACTGAGCTGGAGTTTCTGACACTGCCAGAGTAAGGTCAGAGAGATCACACTGTAGGTTTAAAGCTGtttattgaacatttttgtttaactgtGCGCAGTATTTTAGTGTGGGAGTCAGTGAAAACTGATAGAGAAGCAGactgtaaactttttttgtgtgtcagatCAATAAACTGATTAAATCCTGCATTGACACAGCTTGTGTTTATGTTTCAATGCACCATTGTTCTGCCGGTGAAACCGCACATCAGGCagatagaaatataaaaaccaATAGCAACAAGATGAGCTTTTTATGCTAATGATGCGAGAGGACAATGTTAGCCGATTGTTTCTATACATACAGATTTTTTCTAACATGTTGTGCATTGCTGTGTTGGATGCTGACTGAGGAGGTGTTATGTCATTTAAAACGTACACTATTTACACACACTTTACCATTAAACACTGAAGCAGCTGCTTTGTTTCTACAAATTATAAATGTCCAAATAAAATATCACGAGATTATAGGGACACATTTACTGACAAAAAACATCGGCAGTGAACTGGAAACTCCTGAATTCTATTATTTTTTCTCTTATCATATAGTATTGTAGTGCATTGAATTAATGACACTTTAATATGTTACTACAGTATTATAATACTGTAGTAAGATGTAATACTTTAATGTGATATGTAGAATTGACctgtattgttttgtaatttgctATCTTCCATTGTCCTGTTCAAATAGGTAAATCGTCTGTATTGCACTGCATGGTGATGTATTGTCATGTTGTATTGTACTATATTATATCATAATGTGTGGTTACCTGAACCGGTCTAATAGGTAAAGCATCACTGCCACCACATGGACCGACAGACCGACTAACAGCCACAGTGTGCTCTGGAATGGCTGCATGAATGAATCCAGAGTGCTGCGAGGGATTtcctgaacacacaaacaccacagtgTTACCACAAACAGTAACAATTCATTTACACTTATCAACTGGTTCTGGCCCAGTAAGTAGTTTACTATAAAAGCATTACATGCAATCTGTTAAACGGACTTCAAACCACAAAGTGATGTTCACCTCCCCACCTCCCCAAGTTTCATACACCTTCTCCTTAGGTTACAgtccatttaaaataatgttaaaatatcaaGATCCTGCTGCAGTTTCCCATGAGCAAGGCACTGGGGCAGTGCTGGACTCAGAATCTGAACACTGGCTGATATAGTCCtctcatgtttgacccagaatatTTGTAGCCCTATAAAAAACAGCATGAAACCCTGATCAGGGGAGGCTCCAGAGTCTGGATCTGATGTGTTGGTGCTGCTTGAGGTGGAAACTGTCGACCTGGTTCCTGCCACTGTGGAGCCAATTATTGGCTGTAAACTGGGTCAGTCTGACCTAAAATATCCCAAAATATTCTTCAGATCAGCCCGAACACTGCCACATCAGGTCCGTCACTCTGAGAACATTGGACCCATACTGGGCAGTGTACAAAGTTAACCTGAAATTAGGatctgcattttttacaaatcTCAGTGTTTCAGACATACAGCACAGCACTGTGCAAATGCAATTAACACCGACATCTGATTGTTGTGAGTTCATTCTGGAGTCCACCAAAAAGCTAAAACACACTGCCAGAGTCCTTCTGTACAAAGGGTttaccaaaaacaaatcattaccTACAAATCTCTTCATCATTTCACGACGTCTTGTGTTTCTAAATTTCGAAACTTTCTGATTATTGCACTCTATTGACTGTAGAGTGCATACCCTCCCTTCTACTAGGTTTCAGTAATACTGCACCTTCTTGACGAGGATGGTGAGCCCCTGGTATTTGAAGGGTTTGGAGAACTCGATGTACTGAGCGCGCTCATTGTTGATGGTGAGGGGGGCAACAATCATATCAGCCAGACCTCCCAACAGCTCCCCCATCATCCCATTCCACTCCTTCTTATTACTGTTGTTCACCTGGAGTGGGCGGAAGCAAAGGTCACTGTCTCTAATACAGTCTTTAGTGTTGTTAATGTTGGAAAACGTAACAAAACAGCTCTTCTGGAGCATTCAGCAGTATCACATGATCTTCCTGACAGGGGGAAAATCTGAAATTCTAACATGGTTGAGACaatctaaaaacagaaattacaatATGTGCAATAACACAGGAAATGCCTGTTTTTGGTTAATCCGGCAAATAAAATGCCTAAAAAAGCACCTAGTCGCAGTAAAACATTACCATTAGTCTCataaattaacataaacaaTGGTTCTCACACTTGTTGACAtagtttattctgtaaaatactCTGTTCTCAACAAGTCcaattaattttataatattaacTGTCGACCGTTCAAGCTACACATGTGTTTTCTTACTGTAacgtgccttgagatgacttttattgtgaaatggcgctactgtaaataaagttgcattgaattgaattggcTGTACTGTGTAACTGTGTACAATGTGTAATCCTGCTCTCTTGGCCAGGTGCCTGTTCAAAAACACCTTACGACCTCAGTAGGATCtatctggttaaataaaggtaaaatacaTCTGGAAATAAAATTAGTCCTGCTTTATTACCCTGGTGTCACTGTAAGGATAGGGAGATGATCTTCAGTGGAGGATccagatttaaaacatttatgtgacACAAAAGGAGGTTTATTTATTCAGAGTGTAGAGAGAAGAAAGGAGTGAtgtaagagagaaaaaggaCCAAGATGAGGAGGGAGGGCAGACATACTAGGGAGATTAATAAAAGAGGAGGTGAGAGGAGATGGTGATGTCATTTAGAGCAGAtaacagagagggggagagagatgTCTCTCAGCCACAACAAGGTCAGAATCAGGGACAGAGCTGTggtctccatggcaacaagCCTCAGTGATGTACTGAAGCTGAATCAGTAAACAGGTCAGAGACAGAGTTAGAATGAAATCACAAAGATTTTATGCTAAATGTTGATGCTTCCATCAATCAGACACTGAATGGTGTATAAAGATGGACACAGCAAGGACTGGAGCCAGCGTCAAACCGTGAGTCAGCGCCATCTTTGGATGGACTACTGAACGGGCCTACCAGGCACAGAACCTGAAGCCTGAGAGATTGGTGAACCTGAGCCTAGAAAAGTGACATCAGTCCTGAtttacagtgacacagaaaAATACGTACTCGCTCCTGTGTGCCAAATTTCCCATCAGCCACCAGGTGAACCTCGTAGGTGAAGTTCATGCTCATCGCCAGCTTGATGAGCAGGTCGATGCAGAAACCATAGCAACACTGAGGGACAATAGGCTGAcctagaaatacacaaacaaaccattCGGAGCACATGTGCACTGGGGCATGTGTGGGGGTTTCAGTTGTAAACCATCATGCATAACGATGATAATGATTCCTGCATTGTGCTGTGTCTGTACCTGGTATTGTCCCATTGGGTCCAGTACAAATCACCTTCTTAATTAAAACTCCGTTAACAGTGTACTCTTCTTTACAGGTCCCATCGCTTTTTGTTGGCTTGACGTACACAAACGGTTCCTGATGGATCGTCACAatctgaagacacacacagtttaaacaGGACAAGTAGCAGTACAGACGTGGTTTTAATGGGACAAGCACTAGCAGCTGTAGTTATTTTATTGGTAGCAGCAGGCTCAATAATTGCGTAGTAACAATAATAGGTCAAGAAGTAGCAGCACTAATAGTAGCAGAGTAACtatgatatttttattattaacagcaGTAGTAACAGTTCTAGTTTCAATAATAACAGTGGCCCTAATTCTAGCAGAAGTAGCATTAGTAGTAGCAAATGTAGAAGTAGTTTTAGTAGTGGAGTAGCAGTAGTAGTTTAAATACGGGTAGTAGTAGTTTTAGTAGTAACAACTGTAGTTACAGTACTAGCAGTATTAGTAAATGTTTCAGTAGCTGTAAAAGTAGTCATTTTAGCAGTAGCAGTTGTTTTAGTGATGAGAGTAATTGTTTTGGTAGTAGAAGTAAGTAATAACCATACTACTTTAAGAAGTAGTAGTGACCATAGTAGTTTTAAAAGAAGCAAAGGTAGAAGTAATTTTAATAGTAGTAGCAATAGTACAAGCAGTAGTAAATTAGTAAAAGCAGTAGTACCTTTAGTTTAGTAGACATCTGGTATCCCACTGGTTTTTCAGTCTCTCCTCCAGGCCAGATGATCTTCCTCTGAGGATTCATCACAACCTGAAGCAcacacccccccacacacacagaacggTTTACGTTTTGTCCCAGACAGGTCTCACTGTGACAGGATGACTAAATGACAGCATCAATACTTCATTAGTACATACATATTCAAACAGGCAGgagaccaacacacacacaagatatGTTCTGCTGCTACTCTGTGTGACACTGAGTGGAGATACTGAGTACACGCACTACTTCTCTCTATACTTCAGCAGTAGTCAAACTCCAATGTCTGCTATCACTGTGTAACAGTAATCTTTACAAAGTGATGCATTAGTACCTGCAAACAGCTCAATTTTTCCCAGAACATTTTATTCTACAAGGACATGCCAATGTTTAGATGTGTTTTAAGGTGGTATTTTCTTTACATGGTTTATGGTTTGTGGGTTTAATGGGCAAACTGATGTaagatttaaaattcaaaagaataaaaataaatgcacataaagCCATGTGTATAACCAGATTTGTAGGTGACGAACCAGGTGAAGATCCAGGTGTTACAGGTACACTGTACCTGTGATCCATTGAAGACTCCGACCTGGATGAGGCGACCTGGTTTTTGCTGGTAGTTCAGGATACTGTAGGTGGCAAAGCGTCGGTCGCCGTCATCATTAAACTCGATCCGTCCCGTCAAACCATCAGGGTACTTTGATGACATCAGCACCCTGGGGATCCAATCAGAGAATAGTCAGGATGTGCTCAGTGGCGAGGTGAATTTTTGGTGTTTGGTTCTTCTTCGTGATATCAGgaagtttaatttttaattttaaacacaggTAAATGACTTTGAGGTCAGgtagagctgctgctgtgttacTGCAGAGACACTGTGACTGCGTGATACTGGacaacataacatttatttaacttgACTTGATGGTCTATATAGGTCACACAGAGATGAGAAGCAGGGGTGCCAGAGAGGTTTATTATCCCATTTGTGTCACTCTGACTTGAAGCTGAATCCAGATCAGATCAGTGAAGCATCTCAGATTCTCAGTGTTTATCTCCAGCTGACTGTAAACTGACTCCACTCTGAGGATTAGAAATGGTCTCAGAATCTCAAACCCGgataaacttttgaatgcacagcAGGCAATGTTCAGATCTTCAGAActacttctctctctcctcctcccatgTCCAACCATGTGCCCCTGGATTCTACTGTCATACTGTCAAATCTGAGTCAGGATTGTATTTAAAGGGAGCTGCATTGAAATATTACCCCTGTACATATTTAGAGTACTGACCCAGTGAGACCTGTAGGGTGTGCGTGTTTGGACTGACCGTTTAAAGAGTGGTCCGGTTCTCCAGATGTTGGTGTTTCCCACGCAGCCCCGTGGAGGCTCTGTTATGTTCTCTTTCTCAAACAGCTCCTGCAAAGACTGAGCTACCACTGCCACAGCGTCTGCGATGTGAGCCGACTCATTCTTACCGTTAATTAGCTGGAGGCCCAGTAGGcctgcaccacacacacacacacacacacacacacacacacacacacacacacacacacacacacacacgcacacacagcagGGAGTTAAACAGGCTGCAGAATGAGACCTGCCCTCATTCATATAGacacattaattaaaaactCTCActctaacacacatacacacactttaatttgACAGATGTAactaaaactgtttaaacacacattcacacacactcagggcTTCAGGCATCAGACATTGTTCAGTACTACCAACTGCATGCTGGGTTGTCAGAGAATTACAGCTGTTTGTCTCTGGACAGACAAAGCCTAACTGAGATGTTATGAACTGTATCTGGTGAAACTCGTCACACTGCAAAGAAAAGCATCTACATCTGTCTTCCAGCTGACTGACAGCCGCCAGCTAACACCGTTAGCATGCTGCACTGAAACTACTGCACCAAGCTCGCTAAAACTGTTAGCATTTCACAATGAAACTCCTGGAAATAGCTGGCTAACAGTTAATCACCATTTTCAAGGACATTGTTAAC
This window of the Channa argus isolate prfri chromosome 11, Channa argus male v1.0, whole genome shotgun sequence genome carries:
- the grin1b gene encoding glutamate receptor ionotropic, NMDA 1b isoform X4: MELRGVLLLTVLQCCSVARGGCEPRLVNIGAVLSQKRYEQVFKEAVTQANTLYGKDKFKMNAISVTHKPNAIQMALSVCEDLISNQVYAILVSHPPQSNDHLTPTPVSYTAGFYRIPVVGLTTRMSIYSDKSIHLSFLRTVPPYSHQAHVWFDLMREFRWNHIILIVSDDHEGRAAQKRLETLLEERETKTKNRNYDNLDQQNFDFRRTPKAEKVLLFSQDTNLTALLLEAKDLEARVIILSASEDEAAAVYKAARQLNMTGSGYVWLVGEREMTGKALSEAPDGLLGLQLINGKNESAHIADAVAVVAQSLQELFEKENITEPPRGCVGNTNIWRTGPLFKRVLMSSKYPDGLTGRIEFNDDGDRRFATYSILNYQQKPGRLIQVGVFNGSQVVMNPQRKIIWPGGETEKPVGYQMSTKLKIVTIHQEPFVYVKPTKSDGTCKEEYTVNGVLIKKVICTGPNGTIPGQPIVPQCCYGFCIDLLIKLAMSMNFTYEVHLVADGKFGTQERVNNSNKKEWNGMMGELLGGLADMIVAPLTINNERAQYIEFSKPFKYQGLTILVKKEIPRSTLDSFMQPFQSTLWLLVGLSVHVVAVMLYLLDRFSPFGRFKVNSEEEEEDALTLSSAMWFSWGVLLNSGIGEGAPRSFSARILGMVWAGFAMIIVASYTANLAAFLVLDRPEERITGINDPRLRNPSDKFIYATVKQSSVDIYFRRQVELSTMYRHMEKHNYESAAEAIQAVRDNKLHAFIWDSAVLEFEASQKCDLVTTGELFFRSGFGIGMRKDSPWKQNVSLAILSSHENGFMEDLDKTWVRYQECDSRSNAPATLTFENMAGVFMLVAGGIVAGIFLIFIEIAYKRHKDARRKQMQLAFAAVNVWRKNLQLDHLLADSSRPPVCQSAIFLPPLAHQSH
- the grin1b gene encoding glutamate receptor ionotropic, NMDA 1b isoform X5 — its product is MELRGVLLLTVLQCCSVARGGCEPRLVNIGAVLSQKRYEQVFKEAVTQANTLYGKDKFKMNAISVTHKPNAIQMALSVCEDLISNQVYAILVSHPPQSNDHLTPTPVSYTAGFYRIPVVGLTTRMSIYSDKSIHLSFLRTVPPYSHQAHVWFDLMREFRWNHIILIVSDDHEGRAAQKRLETLLEERETKTKNRNYDNLDQQNFDFRRTPKAEKVLLFSQDTNLTALLLEAKDLEARVIILSASEDEAAAVYKAARQLNMTGSGYVWLVGEREMTGKALSEAPDGLLGLQLINGKNESAHIADAVAVVAQSLQELFEKENITEPPRGCVGNTNIWRTGPLFKRVLMSSKYPDGLTGRIEFNDDGDRRFATYSILNYQQKPGRLIQVGVFNGSQVVMNPQRKIIWPGGETEKPVGYQMSTKLKIVTIHQEPFVYVKPTKSDGTCKEEYTVNGVLIKKVICTGPNGTIPGQPIVPQCCYGFCIDLLIKLAMSMNFTYEVHLVADGKFGTQERVNNSNKKEWNGMMGELLGGLADMIVAPLTINNERAQYIEFSKPFKYQGLTILVKKEIPRSTLDSFMQPFQSTLWLLVGLSVHVVAVMLYLLDRFSPFGRFKVNSEEEEEDALTLSSAMWFSWGVLLNSGIGEGAPRSFSARILGMVWAGFAMIIVASYTANLAAFLVLDRPEERITGINDPRLRNPSDKFIYATVKQSSVDIYFRRQVELSTMYRHMEKHNYESAAEAIQAVRDNKLHAFIWDSAVLEFEASQKCDLVTTGELFFRSGFGIGMRKDSPWKQNVSLAILSSHENGFMEDLDKTWVRYQECDSRSNAPATLTFENMAGVFMLVAGGIVAGIFLIFIEIAYKRHKDARRKQMQLAFAAVNVWRKNLQPYPTDITGQLNLSDPSVSTVV
- the grin1b gene encoding glutamate receptor ionotropic, NMDA 1b isoform X6, with translation MELRGVLLLTVLQCCSVARGGCEPRLVNIGAVLSQKRYEQVFKEAVTQANTLYGKDKFKMNAISVTHKPNAIQMALSVCEDLISNQVYAILVSHPPQSNDHLTPTPVSYTAGFYRIPVVGLTTRMSIYSDKSIHLSFLRTVPPYSHQAHVWFDLMREFRWNHIILIVSDDHEGRAAQKRLETLLEERETKAEKVLLFSQDTNLTALLLEAKDLEARVIILSASEDEAAAVYKAARQLNMTGSGYVWLVGEREMTGKALSEAPDGLLGLQLINGKNESAHIADAVAVVAQSLQELFEKENITEPPRGCVGNTNIWRTGPLFKRVLMSSKYPDGLTGRIEFNDDGDRRFATYSILNYQQKPGRLIQVGVFNGSQVVMNPQRKIIWPGGETEKPVGYQMSTKLKIVTIHQEPFVYVKPTKSDGTCKEEYTVNGVLIKKVICTGPNGTIPGQPIVPQCCYGFCIDLLIKLAMSMNFTYEVHLVADGKFGTQERVNNSNKKEWNGMMGELLGGLADMIVAPLTINNERAQYIEFSKPFKYQGLTILVKKEIPRSTLDSFMQPFQSTLWLLVGLSVHVVAVMLYLLDRFSPFGRFKVNSEEEEEDALTLSSAMWFSWGVLLNSGIGEGAPRSFSARILGMVWAGFAMIIVASYTANLAAFLVLDRPEERITGINDPRLRNPSDKFIYATVKQSSVDIYFRRQVELSTMYRHMEKHNYESAAEAIQAVRDNKLHAFIWDSAVLEFEASQKCDLVTTGELFFRSGFGIGMRKDSPWKQNVSLAILSSHENGFMEDLDKTWVRYQECDSRSNAPATLTFENMAGVFMLVAGGIVAGIFLIFIEIAYKRHKDARRKQMQLAFAAVNVWRKNLQPYPTDITGQLNLSDPSVSTVV